A section of the Pseudanabaena mucicola str. Chao 1806 genome encodes:
- the pglX gene encoding BREX-2 system adenine-specific DNA-methyltransferase PglX — protein MAISELLLIKTMPIARPVLLKDLQVLLKKLEDDLIDRSTSAEIPEIGLRLRSSYEQAKSAQHTAQSFEEWRSLSSAQVAAAWVLSCVFVRFLEDNGMIEPPRLAGVCGGTHTKGDRLSRARDEHELYFQKFPTHSDRDYLLAIFKDLAKLPVAGEVFGEGNGIWRMATWLSGDAAALLLQFFQKIDANTGLLVHDFTDPNWDTRFLGDLYQDLSEAVRKQYALLQTPDFVEAFILDRTLEPALEEFGLDGFKMIDPACGSGHFLLGSFTRLCDRLLRANPSQNVRVLVQTALDSIYGVDINPYAIAIARFRLLLAAMRVSGITRLVDAPNFKIHLVCGDSLLYGSPKGDQLTTGWHVLDEVMMAQDAAALNRILQPYQYHAVVANPPYITPKDAALNKAYRERYSTCHMKYSLAVPFLERIVSLNIKGGFSGQITANSFMKREFGKRLIEDFFPRVDLTHVIDTSGAYIPGHGTPTVILFARNQKPVSSTIRTVMGIRGEPSTPESAVNGKVWQAILNQVDVVDSQSEFVSVADSQRLAFHKHPWSIGGGGASELKEVIDKTSSNRLETFVDLID, from the coding sequence TTGGCTATTTCTGAATTATTACTGATTAAAACTATGCCGATCGCCCGTCCTGTATTGCTCAAAGATTTACAAGTTCTCTTAAAAAAGTTAGAGGATGACTTAATCGATCGCAGCACTTCCGCAGAAATACCTGAAATCGGGTTGCGGTTGCGGAGTAGCTATGAACAGGCAAAAAGTGCCCAACATACAGCGCAGAGTTTTGAGGAATGGCGATCGCTCTCTTCGGCGCAGGTGGCGGCGGCTTGGGTGTTGAGTTGTGTGTTTGTGCGATTTCTGGAAGATAACGGGATGATCGAGCCGCCGAGGTTGGCGGGAGTCTGCGGCGGCACGCATACCAAAGGCGATCGCTTGTCACGGGCAAGGGATGAGCATGAGTTATATTTTCAAAAGTTTCCCACCCATAGCGATCGCGATTATTTGTTGGCGATTTTTAAGGATTTGGCGAAGTTGCCTGTGGCGGGTGAGGTGTTTGGTGAGGGGAATGGTATTTGGCGGATGGCGACTTGGTTGAGTGGGGATGCGGCGGCGTTGTTGTTGCAGTTCTTTCAAAAAATTGATGCGAATACGGGTTTGTTAGTCCATGATTTTACTGATCCTAATTGGGATACTAGATTTTTGGGCGATCTCTATCAGGACTTGTCGGAGGCGGTGCGGAAGCAGTATGCGTTGTTGCAGACTCCTGATTTTGTGGAGGCGTTTATTTTAGATCGCACGTTGGAACCTGCTCTAGAGGAGTTTGGTTTGGATGGTTTCAAGATGATCGATCCTGCCTGTGGGTCGGGACATTTCCTGTTGGGTAGTTTTACGCGGCTGTGCGATCGCCTATTACGGGCAAATCCTAGCCAAAATGTGCGGGTGTTGGTGCAGACTGCTCTCGACAGCATTTATGGTGTGGATATCAATCCCTATGCGATCGCGATCGCCCGTTTCCGTTTGCTGTTGGCGGCGATGCGGGTAAGTGGCATCACGCGGCTGGTGGATGCGCCTAATTTCAAAATCCATTTGGTTTGTGGGGATTCGTTGCTGTATGGTTCGCCAAAGGGGGATCAGTTGACGACTGGTTGGCACGTTTTGGATGAGGTGATGATGGCGCAGGATGCGGCGGCGCTAAATCGGATTTTGCAACCCTATCAATATCATGCGGTGGTTGCGAATCCGCCCTATATCACGCCGAAGGATGCGGCTTTGAATAAGGCGTATCGTGAGCGTTATAGCACTTGTCACATGAAGTATTCTTTGGCTGTGCCATTTTTAGAAAGGATTGTTTCGCTAAATATTAAGGGTGGGTTTTCGGGTCAGATTACGGCGAATAGTTTTATGAAGCGGGAGTTTGGGAAGCGGTTGATTGAGGACTTTTTCCCTAGGGTGGATTTGACTCATGTGATCGATACGAGTGGTGCATATATCCCTGGGCATGGTACGCCGACTGTGATTTTGTTTGCGCGAAATCAAAAGCCTGTTAGTTCGACAATCAGAACGGTGATGGGGATTAGGGGGGAGCCTTCTACGCCTGAGAGTGCGGTGAATGGGAAGGTTTGGCAGGCAATTTTAAATCAGGTGGATGTTGTTGATTCGCAAAGTGAGTTTGTGAGTGTTGCGGATTCGCAAAGGTTGGCTTTTCATAAGCATCCTTGGTCGATTGGTGGGGGTGGGGCGAGTGAGTTGAAGGAAGTGATTGATAAAACTTCATCAAATAGATTAGAAACATTTGTAGACCTGATTGACTGA
- a CDS encoding toxin yields the protein MPQEPLKPFRWNVDKNNQLQQEREINFETIVAAVTGGRLLDTIEHPNQEKYPNQRIFIVEIDHYVYLVPFVEDDTEFFLKTIIPSRKMTKQYLGE from the coding sequence ATGCCCCAAGAGCCATTAAAGCCTTTTCGCTGGAATGTAGATAAAAACAATCAACTACAACAAGAGAGAGAAATTAATTTTGAAACTATCGTAGCGGCTGTAACAGGAGGAAGGTTACTTGATACTATCGAACACCCGAATCAGGAAAAATACCCAAATCAAAGAATTTTTATTGTGGAAATCGATCACTATGTTTATCTCGTTCCTTTCGTAGAAGATGATACCGAGTTTTTCCTCAAGACCATTATTCCCAGTCGCAAAATGACCAAACAATACTTAGGAGAATGA